In Bacteroidales bacterium, the sequence TATACCACCAGCCCCTCGTGGTGTTCCACAGGTTGAGGTCATGTTTGATATCGATGCCAACGGAATATTGAATGTATCGGCAAAAGACAAAGGTACCGGGAAGCAGCAGAGTATCCGTATCGAAGCATCTTCCGGATTAACCGATCAGGAAATACAACGAATGAAGCAGGAGGCAGAAGCCAATGCTGAAACCGATCGCCAGGCCAAGGAAAAGGTCGACAAGATGAATCAGGCGGATAGTATGATATTCCAAACAGAAAAACAATTGAAAGAGTTTGGAGACAAGCTTCCAGCCGACAAGAAAGGCCCTATTGAAGCTGCACTTTCCAAACTGAAAGAAGCACATAAGGCTGAAGATATCCCAGGCATCGATGCATCGATGCAGGAATTGAATACGGTATTCCAGGCCGCCTCTGAGGAAATGTATAAGGCAGGAGCCCAACAACAAGGACAACCCGGACCGGATGCCGGTCAACAGGGAGGAAACCCTAAGAATGATGACGAAGTGACTGATGTTGACTTCGAAGAAGTGAAATAACCACTTTCAATCAGAGATATAGAAATCAAGAATCCGCTGTAAGCAAATTGTTTACAGCGGTTTTTTATGTATAAGTGATTGAAAAATGTGATAAATAAAAAATACGATTTGACTTTTAGGTCTGCTAAAAATCCATTATTATCACCTGTAATGGATAACATCTATTTATTTACATAATTTTATAAAACATTTATATGATAACACAGTTACATGTGACAGTCTGGATTTTTACTATTTGCATATTATGTACCAATTTTGTTCATAGACGAATTGGGATGTTAAAACTTAAAAACCACTTTTCTTTATTCGGTTTATCTTGCTATACTGTAAAACGATCTCCCAATATCAATATCATTGACCTTGATGCTACTTTGAATTTCTGACAATAGTTGTTTATAAAAAATTTGTTTCATGATATTTTTTTATATATTTGCAGCAATAAAAAATGCAATATGAATGTAGCAATAAATACAATTTTTTGGTGGTGGCAAATATTGTTCGGCGAACAATAAGCCCTGTTGTGTTTATTCCAAACATATAAAGCCTGTTGTTCGTCGCAACAGGCTTTTTTATTTTCCATTTTTTGAAAATAATTCAATCTCATAAAAACCAAGAACAATGACAAAGACTAAAAAGTTTGTGTTGAATGAATCGGAGATACCCACACAATGGTACAACATTATGGCGGATATGCCCAACAAACCGATGCCAATTCTGAATCCCGGAACCAAAGAAGCATTAAAGCCCGAAGATCTGTTTCCCATTTTTGCAGAAGAACTGTCAAAACAAGAACTGAATCAGAAAGATGCCTGGGTTGATATCCCTGAAGAAGTACGTGAACAATATAAGATCTATCGTCCTACTCCTTTAGTACGCGCTTATGGTTTGGAAAAAGCATTGGACACCCCCGCGCATATTTATTTCAAAAACGAAAGCGTGAGCCCGGTAGGATCGCATAAGCTAAATTCAGCTTTAGCACAGGCTTATTATTGTAAAGAACAAGGAGTGACCAATATCACTACAGAAACCGGAGCCGGACAATGGGGAACCGCTTTGTCATTTGCTGCAAAGGTATTTGGCCTGGAATTGGCTGTATATATGGTGAAAGTGAGTTACGAACAAAAACCTTATCGTCGCTCATTGATGCAAACCTGGGGGGCGCAAGTTATCTCGTCGCCTAGTATGTCTACCAAAGCCGGCCGAAAAATCCTGACCGAAAACCCCACCTATCAGGGAAGCCTGGGAACGGCTATTTCAGAAGCTATAGAACTCGCATTGCAGACACCCAATTGTAAATACACATTAGGTAGCGTACTGAATCATGTAGCTTTACACCAGACAGTAATCGGATTAGAAGCTGAAAAACAAATGGGAATGGCAGGAGAATACCCGGATATCATTATCGGGTGCTTTGGCGGCGGATCTAACTTTTCGGGAATATCTTACCCTTTCATGCGGCATAGTTTCAAAAACAACGGACCCAAAACCCGTTTCATTGCAGCTGAACCTGCATCCTGTCCGAAACTTACCCGTGGTGTATTCCAATATGATTTCGGAGATGAGGCTGGTTACACTCCACTATTACCCATGTATACATTAGGACATAATTTTGCTCCCGCCCATATTCATGCCGGAGGATTGCGTTACCACGGCGCAGGGACCATTGTCAGTCAACTGATGAAAGACAAATTGATAGAAGCCGTAGATATCAACCAGTTAGATTCTTTCAAATCGGGAATTCTTTTTGCCCGTACCGAAGGAATCGTACCTGCTCCTGAATCTTGCCATGCTATTGCAGCTGCCATCAACGAAGCACTTAAAGCAAAAGAAGAAGGAGTTCAAAAGAACATCCTTTTCAATCTTTCCGGACATGGGTTAGTTGATATGGCTGCCTATGACCAATATCTGGCAGGGGACTTAACCAACTATACCCTGACAGATGAAGACATCGCAAAAAACATCAATGAATTGGAAAAGATCATTTAAGCATTTAGCTACCTAGCAAAAAGAGACAGCTTTTATGAAGGCTGTCTCTTTTGTTTTTCAATATTTCATCCTATTTTTAATCAATGGCTTTCAGACTCATATCCAATCCCTTGACCTGATGAGTAAGTGCGCCCACTGAAATATAGTCGACCCCACAGAGTGCGTAGTCTCGAATGTTGTCCAATGTAATGTTCCCCGAAGACTCGATCTCATATTTTCCATCGATCATTTTCACCGCTTTTTTTGTGGTATCTGTATTAAAGTTATCCAACATAATACGATCCACTCTATTATGCCTGAGAATTCGTTCAATGTCGTCCAAGCTACGGGCCTCGATTTCAATCTTTAAAGACTTCTTTTTTTCTTTAAGATATTCATGTACCCGGTCAATAGCATTTTCAATTCCTCCTGCAAAATCAATATGATTATCTTTTATCAGAATCATATCAAATAATCCGACACGATGATTAACCCCACCCCCTATATGGACAGCTTCCTTATCTAATAAGCGCATACCCGGAGTAGTCTTACGTGTATCCAGCAACTTTGCTGACGTACCCGCTATTTTTTCGACATACTGCCGTGTTTGGGTTGCTATTCCGCTCATATGTTGCATTAGGTTCAACACAAGGCGTTCACACTGAAGTATGGAGATAACGGTTCCTTTTACAACAAAAGCCACATCACCCGGATTTACTATTGTACCATCTTTAATGTAAATTTCTACCTGTAAAGAAGGATCGAATTGACGAAAAATCTGTTGTGCTACTTCAACACCTGCCAATATACCGGACTGTTTGACCAGTAATTGAGCTTTACCCTCTTGCTCGTGAGGAATACAAGCCAAAGACGTATGATCTCCGTCTCCGATATCTTCCTTAAATGCACTATCTATAAATGCTTTTAAATAGTCTGGATCAATCATAAGCCCTCCTGCTCACCAATTTCTAATCTCAATTGGTGTATTTGATTATTTTTCATGTATATGGATATCCTGTAACGTATTCCGTTATCGTTGGTTAAGTCCCCGATATAGTTACGTTGTGAGTCGTCTTTAGATCCATTACCGTGTTTGTCCTTATATTTAAAGTTAGGACCATTAGTATCAAAAAAATTCTTCAGTATTTTTTCAGCCTGTGATTTTCCATATACCCCTGAACTTTGCGTAAGTATTAACTCCACCGAAGAATAAAAATGCTTACTTATTTCTTTCGAATTGCCAGTTTCCAAAGCTCGCACAATATCTGCGGGTAACTTATTCTGCGTTTGCGTAAATGCAACACAAGTCCAAAACAATCCTGCAATCAATATTTTACTACACTTCATTAAAAAAACACTTTACAATCAAAATAAGATAATATACGATAATTTCATATATCACAAAAAATACTTCAAAAATTGAACCAAACGTAAAAATTGAGTCCAAATGATATGATGGTACAAGATATGAAATTAATATTTATCGAATGGTTCTTTTTTATAAAAGATATCAACAACAAGTATTACAAGAACCATTTACTATCTCATTTCCAGCCGATTCAAAACATCAGATATGTACAGAAGTATATATGTATATGCTACATACATCTACACATATCTGACATTTCCTTATTCTATTTCATGCCGGACAAAAACTTCGATAGCCTGATATTCCGCCATACCTAATTTATCATACAGTACTGCTGTCGCATGGTTCCTTTCTTCCGCTCTTTGCCAGAATTCCCGTGGATCTGCACCTGGAAATACCGGACCATTATTTTGTGAAGAATGCTTATAAATAGCTTTACGTTTGATCAATACTTCTTCCGGACTGAGCGGAACAGCCATATCCACCTGATCAATATCCCATTCTTGCCATGCTCCCCGGTACAGCCATAAACGGCAGTCTTTCATCCAAGGTTCTTCTTTCAATTCATGTAATGCTATAAGTATAGCATTGATACAAACCCGATGGGTACCATGCGGATCGGAAAGATCCCCAGCCGCATATATTTGATGAGGTTTGATCTCTTGTAACAGATCAATAATAATTTTAATATCGGCCTCACTTAATTCGCTTTTTTTCACAGTGCCTGTTTCATAGAACGGCATATCCAAATAATGTACATGATCTTCGGGGACTCCCAGATAACGGTCAGCTGCCTTAGCTTCACTACGGCGAATGGCTCCTTTAAGTTTCCTTACCTCCGGAATATCTGGCTCTCCAGGCTTTTTATTAGTTAATTTTTTAGCCAGCTTTTCATAAATATTTTTTGTATCGGCACCACCTAATTCAAAAATCTTACTGAATTGATTGCCGAAATCAAGAAAGCGGATAACATCATCATCAAAGACCGCAATGTTACCGGAAGTCTGATATGCTACATGGACATCGTGT encodes:
- a CDS encoding DUF4783 domain-containing protein, with amino-acid sequence MKCSKILIAGLFWTCVAFTQTQNKLPADIVRALETGNSKEISKHFYSSVELILTQSSGVYGKSQAEKILKNFFDTNGPNFKYKDKHGNGSKDDSQRNYIGDLTNDNGIRYRISIYMKNNQIHQLRLEIGEQEGL
- a CDS encoding TrpB-like pyridoxal phosphate-dependent enzyme — translated: MTKTKKFVLNESEIPTQWYNIMADMPNKPMPILNPGTKEALKPEDLFPIFAEELSKQELNQKDAWVDIPEEVREQYKIYRPTPLVRAYGLEKALDTPAHIYFKNESVSPVGSHKLNSALAQAYYCKEQGVTNITTETGAGQWGTALSFAAKVFGLELAVYMVKVSYEQKPYRRSLMQTWGAQVISSPSMSTKAGRKILTENPTYQGSLGTAISEAIELALQTPNCKYTLGSVLNHVALHQTVIGLEAEKQMGMAGEYPDIIIGCFGGGSNFSGISYPFMRHSFKNNGPKTRFIAAEPASCPKLTRGVFQYDFGDEAGYTPLLPMYTLGHNFAPAHIHAGGLRYHGAGTIVSQLMKDKLIEAVDINQLDSFKSGILFARTEGIVPAPESCHAIAAAINEALKAKEEGVQKNILFNLSGHGLVDMAAYDQYLAGDLTNYTLTDEDIAKNINELEKII
- the nadC gene encoding carboxylating nicotinate-nucleotide diphosphorylase gives rise to the protein MIDPDYLKAFIDSAFKEDIGDGDHTSLACIPHEQEGKAQLLVKQSGILAGVEVAQQIFRQFDPSLQVEIYIKDGTIVNPGDVAFVVKGTVISILQCERLVLNLMQHMSGIATQTRQYVEKIAGTSAKLLDTRKTTPGMRLLDKEAVHIGGGVNHRVGLFDMILIKDNHIDFAGGIENAIDRVHEYLKEKKKSLKIEIEARSLDDIERILRHNRVDRIMLDNFNTDTTKKAVKMIDGKYEIESSGNITLDNIRDYALCGVDYISVGALTHQVKGLDMSLKAID